From Lepisosteus oculatus isolate fLepOcu1 chromosome 8, fLepOcu1.hap2, whole genome shotgun sequence, one genomic window encodes:
- the LOC107077760 gene encoding uncharacterized protein isoform X2, producing the protein MCSQERKEKCKVESSTDSESDTSPEGCASSTPESGATRKVLSLAQQHRGRSSLPSWDPYDGSSEDSSDTSRCSRSRIQGGSGLRSRTRSVTAVPASSPKAPGKRGDSLKLGEIQLPSDVQMKSSSDSEVRFGEPVSPRGGKDWREMPVDSGVHTEASLSTPGQFAFLSFTPARLPASTSYRSWTGSLRAHPRSEEGSPGSPEPLAFLPKRKSGFPGAESGERCLRKKQRTVELEDTE; encoded by the exons atgtgcagccAGGAGAGAAAG GAGAAGTGTAAAGTGGAATCCAGCACAGACTCCGAGTCGGACACAAGCCCCGAG GGATGTGCCTCCAGTACACCTGAGAGTGGAGCTACCAGGAAGGTGCTGTCTTTGGCGCAGCAACACAGAGGCCGGTCTTCCCTGCCA TCTTGGGACCCCTATGACGGCAGCTCTGAGGACTCCTCGGATACGTCCAGGTGTTCCCGGAGCCGAATCCAGGGGGGCAGTGGATTGAGGTCCAGGACCCGGTCAGTGACCGCCGTGCCAGCCTCCTCTCCCAAGGCCCCGGGGAAGAGAGGCGACTCTCTGAAACTGGGTGAAATACAGCTGCCTTCTGATGTCCAGATGAAGTCCTCCAGTGACTCGGAGGTGAGATTTGGGGAACCTGTGTCCCCAAGGGGTGGCAAGGACTGGAGGGAGATGCCTGTGGACTCAGGAGTGCATACAGAGGCTTCACTCTCCACACCCGGACAGTTTGCCTTCCTAAGCTTCACCCCAGCCCGGCTGCCCGCAAGCACCTCATACAGGAGCTGGACTGGGTCTCTCAGAGCACACCCCAGATCTGAGGAGGGGTCCCCCGGAAGTCCTGAGCCACTAGCGTTCCTCCCCAAGCGCAAGTCGGGGTTCCCTGGGGCCGAGTCTGGCGAACGCTGCCTCAGGAAGAAACAGCGCACAGTTGAACTGGAG GACACAGAGTGA
- the LOC107077760 gene encoding uncharacterized protein isoform X1 produces the protein MSARRRKRRQKQAEQGFNDGKDARKTSDCVDRLAFKYMEKCKVESSTDSESDTSPEGCASSTPESGATRKVLSLAQQHRGRSSLPSWDPYDGSSEDSSDTSRCSRSRIQGGSGLRSRTRSVTAVPASSPKAPGKRGDSLKLGEIQLPSDVQMKSSSDSEVRFGEPVSPRGGKDWREMPVDSGVHTEASLSTPGQFAFLSFTPARLPASTSYRSWTGSLRAHPRSEEGSPGSPEPLAFLPKRKSGFPGAESGERCLRKKQRTVELEDTE, from the exons GGTTTAATGACGGCAAAGATGCAAGGAAAACCTCAGACTGTGTGGACAGGCTGGCATTCAAGTACATG GAGAAGTGTAAAGTGGAATCCAGCACAGACTCCGAGTCGGACACAAGCCCCGAG GGATGTGCCTCCAGTACACCTGAGAGTGGAGCTACCAGGAAGGTGCTGTCTTTGGCGCAGCAACACAGAGGCCGGTCTTCCCTGCCA TCTTGGGACCCCTATGACGGCAGCTCTGAGGACTCCTCGGATACGTCCAGGTGTTCCCGGAGCCGAATCCAGGGGGGCAGTGGATTGAGGTCCAGGACCCGGTCAGTGACCGCCGTGCCAGCCTCCTCTCCCAAGGCCCCGGGGAAGAGAGGCGACTCTCTGAAACTGGGTGAAATACAGCTGCCTTCTGATGTCCAGATGAAGTCCTCCAGTGACTCGGAGGTGAGATTTGGGGAACCTGTGTCCCCAAGGGGTGGCAAGGACTGGAGGGAGATGCCTGTGGACTCAGGAGTGCATACAGAGGCTTCACTCTCCACACCCGGACAGTTTGCCTTCCTAAGCTTCACCCCAGCCCGGCTGCCCGCAAGCACCTCATACAGGAGCTGGACTGGGTCTCTCAGAGCACACCCCAGATCTGAGGAGGGGTCCCCCGGAAGTCCTGAGCCACTAGCGTTCCTCCCCAAGCGCAAGTCGGGGTTCCCTGGGGCCGAGTCTGGCGAACGCTGCCTCAGGAAGAAACAGCGCACAGTTGAACTGGAG GACACAGAGTGA